In the genome of Ammospiza nelsoni isolate bAmmNel1 chromosome 28, bAmmNel1.pri, whole genome shotgun sequence, the window cacttttggctaTCTGGATCACCCCAGGGACAAATTTTGGCCAGCTGGATCGCTCTAGACACGTTTGGCTAACTGGATGTGTGGTGTTTTCACCCaaagacacttttggctggctggatcaCCCCAAAAATGCTTTTTGGCCAGCTGGATGTTGCAGTTGGGTGCATGGAGACAACTCCAGACATTTCGGGGCTCTGGTGCCTCTGGTGTTCCTCCCATGGAAGGTTCTTTAGGTTTCCCTCTGATGGAGAAGTTTTAaggtgatggtgaaggaaaggagtcggttctgaGGGAGGGTTTTAATGCAGAGTTTTATTCTTAATCTACAACAGCTCCAACGGAACTCCCTGACCGTGTGGTtgctgggggagaggaggaggggtAGGGTACAGGAGGGGAGGTTtcaagggacaaaggacacctcgatgtcccagtgtccctcctggaattccaggacTGACCGACAGcactcagcagggctcaggatggggaaaggaaggatgACTGACACACCCGGGAGGGAAATATCAGGGAGGATGAGATTTCCCACGAAACCCCACCTCAACAcccatttttctggttttcccgCCCAAGGTCAAGGCCTGCTGCGTGGCGGCAGAGGGATTGCCCCCAGGATGGGTCTGCGCAGAGGCGGCATCAGGGGCCGCGGGGGCCCGGGCAGAGGCGGCCTGGGCCGGGGCGCCATGGGCCGGGGCGGCATCGGCGGCAGAGGTCAGTGCCCGGAATGGCAGGGGTTAATCCAGGATTGATCCAGGTCCAGCTGGGATCCTGCTATGAGGCTGGAGGCCTGCAGCACCAAGAGTTTCCCAGCCTGGAATTCAAAGCTTTTATCCAACACGTGGTGGTTTTAtcagcagggtgggatgggaaagCCAAGGGGCAGATGTTGGTGTTAGGCTGGGATTAGGAATTCTTAGGAAGCTCCTGACTTGAGTGGTgagaaggagctgggagtgTAGCCATGAGTCAAATACCTCTCTGGGAATCACCAAGGGGCTGAAAGGGGTGGGAAATCCTGGGATTCAGACAGTGATGTAGTGGGAAATCATGGGATAGACACAGTGATGGGATTGAGGCACTGAGGGGTGGGAAATCCCAGGATGCAGACAGTGATAAAGTGGGAAATCCCAGGATGCGGACAACGATGGGGTGGGAAATCCTGGGATGGAGGCAGTGACCAGGTGGGGTGAGAAATCCCAAAATGGACAAAGTTAGGGGTGGGAAAtcctgggatggagggatgTGAAATCCCATGAATGAGGGGTGTGAAATCCCATGAATGAGGGGTGTGAAGTCTCAGGATGGAGGGGTGGGAAATCCTGGGATGGAGGCAGTGACAGGGTGGGAAATCCTGGGATGGACGAAATGAGGGGTGGGAAAtcctgggatggagggatgcaGGCTGTGATGGAGTAGGAAATCCCAGGACACATCCCGTTCCCACCCCGCAGGGCGCGGCATGGCGGGGCGCGGCCGGGGCGGCTTCGGCGGGCGCGGCAGAGGCCGGGGCCGCGGGAGAGGCTCGGCACGGCCCGCCCTCAccaaggagcagctggacaACCAGCTGGACGCCTACATGTCCAAGACCAAGGGACACCTGGACGCCGAGCTGGACGCGTACATGGCACAGACGGACCCCGAGGCCGCCGACTGAGGCGCCGGGATCAACCCCAAGGGGAAATCAGACTTAGTGTGTTCTTGGATGTTTTGATACTCTCTGTTATATTAAACTTTTTTTGGATTGTTCTTTTCCCGGGGGtcttttttggtggttttgcaCTGAGGATGGGGTGGAGCTGATGTGCGCAGTCTGGTGGTGGCAGCGCCAGAGGTTCACCTGTGGCTGTAGAGCTCCATGGATGGGTTTTGGGGTGAGTTGTTGGGTTTTGGGACAAATTtcttggggtttgggatggataCTTGCGGTATAACCGGGGCCAGACCCGCGGGATAAGCGGGGTATAACGGGGGCCGGGACCCGCGGCGCTCCCGGTgggagccgggcccggcggcgCCGGGGGCGGGACCCGTCTGGAGGCTGGCGCAATGAAAGCTCGGCCGCCATTGGCtggcggggcccggcccggctgtCACGGGCGCTGCCATTGGCTGAGGCGCGGCGGCGCCTCACGCGCTCCGGCCGCTCCTTTTGTTATTGTAGGGCCGGAGTTGGGAAAGGGCCGAGGGAGCGGGAACGGGacggggagaggaggaggaggagaaagctgGGAGCCGGAGGAGAGGGCTTAGAGAAGGCGAGGGAGGCTGAGGGAAAGGGCTgacaggagaaggaggaggctgagggcagggggaAAGGGCTGAGGGAAGGGCACGGAGCTGAGGGAAAGGTCTGAGGGAAATGGCTGAGGGTGGGAGAAAAGGGCAGGGGGCTGAGGGGAAGGTGAGGGgctgaggaaaaggcagaggacTGAGGGAAAGGGctgagggaaaggcagggacTCAGAGAAGGCcaggaggctgagggaagagcagGGGCCGAGGGACAATCGGGGATCTGCAGTCACGGCAGCACCACCGTGAGTCGGAGGAGATGCGGCGGGAGCCGGGCCGCGAGTGACGGCAGCCGGGTCCGGTGCAGGTGAGTCCATCCCGAGCCACCTTCGGTCCCCTAAAGGTCCCGGCTGTCTTCTTCTTAAAGCGTGTCACCCCCTCCTTGAAGCGTGTCACCCCTTAGAACCCCTGTGCCGTCCCTGTCACCTTCCCGTGGTGTGCCAGGAACATCCCCAGGACGAGTTTTGGGACTGGGATCAGCTGGGGGTTCTGGCAGGGCGATGTGGGGTGAGaacggggctggggctggccccaCTGAGCCCAGCTTGCCCCAAACCCGGGCTCCGAcccttcctgcctgccctggagcagccttgggatgcagggagggagagcaggaccccaaatcccctctcCCACTGCTTTTAACCCCAAAACACGAGGCcgggagcagggatgggatgaaCCGCAGAGCCTGGCGGGGGGCTGAGGGTCTCACCcccctcagcatccctggaagtgtccccaTAGCGaggtggcatttggggacatactgggggtgctggcaggaCACTCAGGCTCGGATCAGGAGCAGAGAGCGGCGATTGTTGTGTCTGCCGCCATCCCGAGGAttttccaggctgtggcagGAAAGGGAGAAGCCGAGAGAGACAGAGCGGGGTTAAGGAGCGGCGCCAGGCCGGGCTCTGTTTAGTCTGGGCtcggcggcggctgcgggagCGGCTCCATCCCGGCTGTTCcgtgccagcctggggacagcgcTGTCCCCGAGCCTGATGCCAGCACCCAACtctgcctggggacaccccgAGTGTCCCTGTGAACTGTGCTGGGTCACCTCAGCCCAAGCTGGCGACAAACTCTGGCACGGAGGGAGCACAGAATGCAGGCTTTGGGTGACATGGCTTTGTGGCCGGTGCCAGCAGCTCAGTGTCCCCTGCAGCAGGGTGACCCTCTGGGGACAAACTGGCACTCGGGGAGCACAGAACGCAGGCTTTGGGTGACATGGCTTTGTCACCTGAGAATGCCACTATCCCTCGGTGTCCCCTGCAGCAGGGTGACCCTCTGGGGACAAACTCTGGCACTCAGGTGGTGCCACCCAACCAGGCTTGGGGTGACATGGCTTTGTCACCGGTGCCAGCAGCTCGGTGTCCCCTGCGGCAGGGTGACCCTCTGGGGACACGCCATGTCCCTGGGCAGCGACAGCGGCCCCGGCATCGTGCACAGCCTGCTGTGCCAccggcagggaggggacagcgagGCCTTCGCCCGCCGCGCCATCCAGAGCCTGCTGAGGAAGCTCAAGGAGAAGAGGGACGAGCTGGACGCGCTGGTGGCCGCTGTCACCTCCGGAGGGGCCCAGCCCGGCCAGTGTGTCACCGTGCAGAGAACGCTGGACGGGCGGCTCCAGGTACACCAGGAACCCGGGAGGGGGGCTCGGTGGGGCTGACACCCCCTTGGGGACCCCCGGGATGGGGGTAACCGCCCTTTGTGACCCCTGGGATGGGGGTAacccccctgggatgggggcTGAGCCCCCTGGGGACCCCGGTGTTGTCACCCCATCACTCCAGGGGGTTCCCGgtgtgggggtttggggggtcgCAAACCTCCCAGATCCTCCCCAGGGGTATCTCGCTGTTGTGCCCCCGGGGGAACCCCGATGTTGTCACCCTGGGGGCATCCCAGTATTGTCACCCAGGGATATCTCGATATTGTCACCCCGGGTAGGGgtcccacccctccctcccctccgtgtccccctCCCCACAGGTGGCCGGCAGGAAGGGTTTCCCTCACGTCATCTACGCGCGGCTCTGGCGCTGGCCCGACCTGCACAAGAACGAGCTCAAGCCCGCCCGCTTCTGCCAGTTCGCCTTCGACCTCAAGTGCGACAGCGTCTGCGTCAACCCCTACCACTACGAGCGCGTGGGGACCCCCGGCGGCGGTGAGCGGGACCCCCGAAATGGGGAGGGGTCACCaagggtgggggggggggtcaCAGCACCGCTAATCCTAATCCTGAACCCCTAattccccaaacccccaaaccgGGATCCCCCCAATCCCCCACATCGAGATTCCCCCAGCACCGGGACCCCCCTAAACCCCTAAAGCGGGATCCCGGTCACCAAGCGGGGGTCACAGCAcccctaatcctaaccctaaaccCCCCACCCCAACCCTGTCCCGCAGGTCTGAGCATCCCGCGCACAGGTGAGACCCCGGCCcggagccccccgagccccctgccgcgggtccccgtgtccccccacCGTGTCCAGTGtgtgtcccccgtgtccccccacGGTGTCCGGTGTGTGTCCCCCCACGGTGTCCGGTGtgtgtcccccgtgtccccgcacGGTGTCCGGTGtgtgtcccccgtgtcccccacgGTGTCCGGTGtgtgtcccccgtgtccccgcacGGTGTCCggtgtgtgtccccagtgtccccctcGTGCCCagtgtgtgtccccagtgtccccccacGGTCTCcgtgtgtgtccccagtgtcccccccgTGCCCGGTGAAGGAGGAGCGTGTCCATGAGTgtgtggtgcagatggagctgcCGGAGCTGGGGGGGGAGACCCCCGGGTGCCCCCAGCGAGCGTtgccccctgagcccccccgAGTGCCCCCCCGGAggtgcctggagctgccccaaggTGAGACCCCCACAATAATCCCTGCactgagggggtttggggtgtcaCACTGAGCCCCCCACTCcacaatatataaatatatataaatatatataaatatatataaatatatataaatatatataaatatatataaatatatataaatatatatggatataagtagatataaatatataaatatatataaaatatataaatatataaatatatacaaatacattaaaatatacatatgttaaaatatataaatatacatataaatataaaatataaaatatatataaatatattaaaagtatataaatagaaaaatatttataatatataaagtatatataaatatataaaattataaatatatgtaaatatataaatatatacaaatatattaaatatatgttaaaatatgtaaatatacataaaatacaaaaatataaaatatatttatatataaatatataaatgtattaaaatatataaatatataaagttataaaatatatataaaatataaaattatatttataaatatataatatataaatatttaaatgtctataaatatatataaaactatatttaaatatataaatatattaatatctaaatatatattaaaatatgtataaatatattaaaaatgtataaatgtattaaaatacatttctagaaaaaataataaatcaaaccttctaaACCATAAAATCGACATCTTCCCCCCCACAGCgaccccccaggacccccaggccCACCCCGAGGGCCCCCCAGCACAGAATGGgtaccccaaacccccccagcACGGTGAGTATGGGGGTGCCCcgctgccccccagcccctttGGGGGGACCGTCCTcatgtccccccatgtcccctgcaGGCTCACCGCTGAGCTGGAGCCCTGCCACCGTCTACACCCCGACTTTGGGGGGGtcgcagccccctccccaccaccatgccagcagccagagccaccCGCAGCACTGCTGTAGGTTTGGGGGGCGCTGGGTGACGCTTTGGGGGGGATCTTCAATGTGCTGACCCCTCTCTACCCCCCCAGGGCCCCCCGTGCTGCAGCCCCCCGTGTCCACCCACCCTGGTGAGTGCCCCCCACCCATTTCAGCACCCATCGGTGCCGTGACCCCCCAAAAACCGCCATTTTTTCCCCCGTTCCAGGCCCGGAGTTCTGGTGCTCCATCGCCTACTTCGAGCAGGACGTGCAGGTGGGGGAGATCTTCAAGGTGCCCTCGAGCTGCCCCTCGGTGGTCGTGGATGGATACGTGGATCCCTCGGGGGGCGCCCGCTtctgcctggggcagctctcCAACGTGCAGCGCTGCGCCGCCAGCGAGAGGGCACGGTGGGCACGGGGGCATTGGGGGGGGTCACAGGGCATGGGGGCTGATGGGGGGCATTGCTCTCCAACGTGCTGCGCCGCCAGCGAGAGGGCACGGTGGGCATGGGGGCACGAGGGGCATTGGGGCGTCACAGGGCATGGGGGCTgatggggggcactgggggcattGCTCTCCAACGTGCAGCGCTGCGCCGCCAGCGAGAGGGCACGGTGGGCACGGGGGGCATTGGGGGGTCACAGGGCATGGGGGGAATGGGGGGTgatggggggcactgggggcattGCTCTCCAACGTGCAGTGCTGCGCCGCCAGCGAGAGGGCACGGTGGGTCGGGGAGCATGGGGGGCACCAGAGGGCACTGGGGGGGCACGGGGGaatggggggcacagggggaaTGGGGGGCACGGAGAGCGCACGGCGGGTCGGGGGGCACGGGGTCATGGGGGTGATGGGGGGtgagggggaaatgggggacATGGTGGGTGAGGAGACACGGGGGGCATGGGGGAGATGGGGATCAGGGGGGCATGGTGGGTCATGGGGGGCATGGGGAGCACAGAGGGGCATAAGGGGGAAGGGGGCACGGGGGGTGAGAGGGGCATAGGGGGAATGGAGGGGATGGGGGCAATGGGAACATGGGGGAGATGGGGGTCGGGAGgcatggggggcacaggggggtaTGGAGGGCATGGTGGGCATGGTGGGTCAGGGGGCATGGGGTGCACTGGAG includes:
- the LOC132084972 gene encoding mothers against decapentaplegic homolog 4-like isoform X2, which codes for MSLGSDSGPGIVHSLLCHRQGGDSEAFARRAIQSLLRKLKEKRDELDALVAAVTSGGAQPGQCVTVQRTLDGRLQVAGRKGFPHVIYARLWRWPDLHKNELKPARFCQFAFDLKCDSVCVNPYHYERVGTPGGGLSIPRTVSPPCPVKEERVHECVVQMELPELGGETPGCPQRALPPEPPRVPPRRCLELPQATPQDPQAHPEGPPAQNGYPKPPQHGSPLSWSPATVYTPTLGGSQPPPHHHASSQSHPQHCWPPVLQPPVSTHPGPEFWCSIAYFEQDVQVGEIFKVPSSCPSVVVDGYVDPSGGARFCLGQLSNVQRCAASERARLHIGRGVQLERRGEGDVWMRCRSEHAVFVQSFYLDREAGRAPGDAVHKVYPGAHVKVFDLRQCHRQMQQQAATAQAAATAQAAAVAGTIPGAGSVGGIAPAIGE
- the LOC132084972 gene encoding mothers against decapentaplegic homolog 4-like isoform X1, yielding MSLGSDSGPGIVHSLLCHRQGGDSEAFARRAIQSLLRKLKEKRDELDALVAAVTSGGAQPGQCVTVQRTLDGRLQVAGRKGFPHVIYARLWRWPDLHKNELKPARFCQFAFDLKCDSVCVNPYHYERVGTPGGGLSIPRTVSPPCPVKEERVHECVVQMELPELGGETPGCPQRALPPEPPRVPPRRCLELPQATPQDPQAHPEGPPAQNGYPKPPQHGSPLSWSPATVYTPTLGGSQPPPHHHASSQSHPQHCWPPVLQPPVSTHPGPEFWCSIAYFEQDVQVGEIFKVPSSCPSVVVDGYVDPSGGARFCLGQLSNVQRCAASERARLHIGRGVQLERRGEGDVWMRCRSEHAVFVQSFYLDREAGRAPGDAVHKVYPGAHVKVFDLRQCHRQMQQQAATAQAAATAQAAAVAGTIPGAGSVGGIAPAIGLSVAAGLGVDDLRRLCLVRLSFVKGWGPDYPRASITCTPCWIEVHLHRALQLLDHVLHALPDAHA